From a single Alloactinosynnema sp. L-07 genomic region:
- the pglZ gene encoding BREX-1 system phosphatase PglZ type A, whose translation MSDATTVRPHLLRWFDSRRVVFWHDPDGQYAADLDGLDLSGVQTIRVSNDEFRIKNRLLHDEPEGKFLVYRSGPVPTGIGNWLLDLELAYGVFTADRTALVTQDLGLVGQGIDEVVQAHEKFFNAAKRVQSLKALLGSEDDAARLRAKISAVVLGQREHSLLEITRTLLTENAKGARTKFDSLVDFCLDDFYWRGVASIYGYESASPSIDDLVLWIFRKAIDGFKSDRPGGLQNIQLDFASLRHDRRSQDAMATLAKRAARDLDYKSTVEVASYRDLVAVDLFEEIDQKIISDLARAVAEQTVTPREVGEVVRARQSSVWIDGYRQLYTAVASASVLLGELASLDLGMQSFDDGLERYRREWFRIDQLYRQFVYATRTAEYPKPLEALREQVEKRYTNKFVYELGNKWQQQVDQVEKWRSTALRSQTDFYSRYVEPLVRDGDKKAVVIISDAMRYEVADELGSLIRQEDRFDANLEAVLGVVPSYTQLGMAALLPQSTLRHSVDAKTVLADEQPTNNTAFRGKILEGVGGAAIQAEDFKALNAEERRELYKANRVLYVYHNRIDAVGDKPGTERQVFEAVDDTLRDIVDLVKKLASANATNIFITADHGFLFQDEALADTFFLSTQPQGDEIKVVNRRFVLGRGLKVDNAFATFEAAQLGLQSDLEVQIPKSIHRLRLAGGGSRFVHGGATLQEIVVPVLAVNKKRKSDTRLVNVEVWPESDKITTGQVVVRLFQTEPVSDKVQPRTLRAGLYVGETLISNLVDLTFDQTSADKRDRYQSARMLLIQESSDYNNRAVEFRLEERIPNTNQWRVFAKAVYTLKRSFVSDFDF comes from the coding sequence ATGAGTGACGCCACCACGGTCCGCCCGCACCTGTTGCGCTGGTTCGATAGCCGCCGGGTTGTCTTCTGGCACGACCCGGATGGTCAGTACGCCGCGGATCTGGACGGTCTCGACCTGTCGGGCGTCCAGACGATCCGAGTCTCCAATGACGAGTTCCGTATCAAGAACCGGCTGCTGCACGACGAGCCGGAGGGCAAGTTTCTCGTCTACCGGTCCGGTCCGGTGCCGACTGGCATTGGGAACTGGCTGCTCGACCTGGAGCTGGCCTATGGGGTCTTCACGGCCGACCGCACGGCTCTAGTGACGCAGGACCTGGGCTTGGTCGGCCAGGGTATCGACGAGGTTGTCCAGGCCCACGAGAAGTTCTTCAATGCAGCCAAGCGCGTTCAGAGCCTCAAGGCACTGCTGGGTTCGGAGGACGATGCCGCCAGGCTGCGAGCCAAGATCAGCGCCGTCGTGCTTGGTCAGCGCGAGCACAGCCTGCTGGAGATCACTAGGACGCTGCTGACGGAGAACGCGAAAGGGGCTCGCACCAAGTTCGACTCCCTCGTCGACTTCTGTCTCGACGACTTCTACTGGCGAGGCGTCGCGAGCATCTACGGCTACGAGTCCGCGTCGCCGAGCATCGACGACTTGGTTTTGTGGATCTTCCGCAAGGCCATCGACGGTTTCAAGTCCGATCGGCCTGGTGGGCTGCAGAACATCCAGCTTGACTTCGCCAGCCTGCGCCACGACCGGCGCAGTCAGGACGCCATGGCCACGCTCGCCAAACGGGCAGCTCGCGATCTGGACTACAAGTCGACGGTCGAGGTCGCGAGCTACCGTGACCTGGTGGCCGTCGACTTGTTCGAGGAGATCGACCAGAAGATCATCAGCGATCTGGCGCGGGCGGTAGCCGAGCAGACTGTCACTCCACGCGAGGTGGGCGAGGTGGTGCGGGCGCGGCAGAGCAGCGTGTGGATCGACGGCTACCGGCAGCTCTACACGGCCGTCGCCAGCGCCTCGGTGTTGCTGGGCGAGCTGGCCTCGCTGGATCTGGGGATGCAGTCGTTCGATGACGGGTTGGAGCGCTATCGGCGCGAGTGGTTCCGCATCGACCAGCTCTACCGGCAGTTCGTCTATGCCACACGTACTGCCGAGTACCCGAAGCCCTTGGAGGCGCTGCGCGAGCAGGTCGAGAAGCGCTACACGAACAAGTTCGTCTACGAGCTGGGCAATAAGTGGCAGCAGCAGGTCGACCAGGTCGAGAAGTGGCGCTCGACCGCGCTGCGTTCGCAGACCGACTTCTACTCCCGTTACGTCGAGCCACTGGTGCGCGACGGTGACAAGAAGGCCGTTGTCATCATCTCCGATGCCATGCGGTACGAAGTGGCTGACGAGCTCGGGTCGCTCATTCGGCAGGAGGACCGCTTTGACGCCAATCTGGAGGCCGTCCTCGGGGTAGTGCCGAGCTACACCCAGCTCGGCATGGCGGCGTTGCTGCCGCAATCGACGCTCAGGCACTCGGTCGACGCCAAGACTGTGCTGGCCGACGAACAGCCAACCAACAACACCGCCTTCCGCGGCAAGATCCTTGAGGGTGTCGGTGGGGCGGCGATTCAGGCCGAGGACTTCAAGGCACTGAACGCCGAGGAGCGGCGCGAGCTGTACAAGGCCAACCGGGTCTTGTACGTGTACCACAACCGGATCGACGCCGTAGGCGACAAGCCCGGCACCGAACGCCAGGTGTTCGAGGCCGTCGATGACACTCTGCGTGACATCGTCGACCTGGTGAAGAAGCTGGCCAGCGCCAACGCCACCAACATCTTCATCACCGCTGACCACGGCTTCCTGTTTCAAGACGAAGCCCTGGCCGACACGTTCTTCCTGTCGACTCAGCCGCAAGGCGACGAGATCAAGGTCGTCAACCGGCGCTTCGTACTGGGCAGGGGCCTCAAGGTCGACAACGCCTTCGCCACCTTCGAGGCAGCCCAGCTCGGGCTCCAGAGCGACCTGGAAGTTCAGATTCCCAAGTCGATCCACCGCCTGCGACTGGCTGGCGGGGGTTCACGGTTCGTCCATGGTGGGGCGACACTCCAGGAGATCGTCGTGCCCGTACTGGCGGTCAACAAGAAGCGCAAGAGCGATACCCGACTGGTCAACGTCGAGGTGTGGCCCGAGTCCGACAAGATCACGACCGGGCAGGTCGTCGTCCGCCTGTTCCAGACCGAGCCGGTCAGCGACAAGGTCCAGCCTCGCACGCTGCGCGCTGGGCTCTACGTGGGCGAGACGCTGATCTCGAACCTCGTCGACCTGACCTTCGACCAGACTTCGGCCGACAAGCGCGACCGCTACCAGAGCGCGCGGATGCTGCTCATCCAGGAGTCGAGCGACTACAACAACCGGGCTGTGGAGTTCCGCCTGGAGGAGCGAATCCCCAACACCAACCAGTGGCGGGTCTTTGCCAAAGCGGTCTACACGTTGAAGCGTTCGTTCGTGTCGGACTTCGACTTCTAG
- the pglX gene encoding BREX-1 system adenine-specific DNA-methyltransferase PglX: METAPLKSFATWARTALIREVTARIAVVLAPASPERVEQPAAVEALQKAVTAAGGGDKGKGAVADRVAYTWFNRIIALRFMDANGYTGVGVVSPQSGIESGQAEILAEAKRGNIDAAVVGTKTRETVTALLNGTRRSDDAQGEAYALLLADHCRYWNRAMPFMFEREGDFTELLIPANLLADDSVPSRAVKVLTIDACQDVEVIGWLYQFYISERKDEVFAGFKKNKKAGADEIPAATQLFTPHWIVRYLVENSLGRLWMLNRPSSRLVDQMLYYIAPVDEETDYLKVSSPEELKIVDPACGSGHMLTYAFDLLYAIYEEEGYAPAEIPGLILTNNLYGVEIDPRAGALAAFALTMKARAKQRTFFTNQVEPKVCVLDAICFAQDEIEFLLTGGGDRQAESVFWNQFEHADTAGSLIRPDRELSRRLGRHLATLDDADDLLRADVLFRANRVVFQAESLSGRYHIIVTNPPYMGGKNMCGMVNEWLKVEYPVSSSDLYAAFIERAIEMAAVGGLIAMITMHSWMFLSTSKQLRHRILSTTSTEVLAHLGTRAFDSVTGEIVSTVAFVIANNSQPAREGLYIRLTTLGAAEAKMNALARVVRSGPDDACYLRSAEMFLPLPGSRLIYWLGADARNVLAHSDPVESVAPAIQGMITGSNSRFLRLWHEVPFDRIELNGESGWGSAKRWAPYNKGGEPRRWYGAQSHVVNWSNRGDDFVRNRSTNSQFYFREYLSWSYRSSDEFAPRYYPAGFLWDVAGSGVFPARRETLLTLLGLLGSTTGTYLMKCLNPTSTFQVENVLEMPMIAELEDLVYAADLQKKVERAIDISRADWDRNETSWNFKKSPIIGNLGGLSTQIDSSFRCRKEECVELAQIESEIDSFFEGHYFLGDSNPADGARQRPVTLTGNYFDESGGRGEGGIGEFRSDSVGDLISYSVGCMFGRYSLDEPGLILADHGATVQDYLAKVPSPAFAPDNDNVIPIVDGDWFEDDIVARFRMFLRVAFGEQHFEENLRFVTESLGVKEVRDYFVKSFYKDHVQRYKKRPIYWLFSSPKGSFNALIYMHRYTPSTVSTVLNEYLREFRAKLSSSLQQQERLAAGSATPRQQAAAQKEADRLRKVLLELEEYEHDVVYPLASRQLALNLDDGVKANYPKFGAALKKIVGLEASDE; the protein is encoded by the coding sequence ATGGAAACCGCACCGCTGAAATCGTTCGCCACCTGGGCACGCACGGCGCTCATCCGTGAGGTGACGGCCCGGATCGCCGTTGTGCTGGCCCCAGCCTCGCCCGAGCGGGTCGAGCAACCCGCGGCCGTAGAAGCTCTGCAGAAGGCTGTCACGGCGGCCGGTGGCGGCGACAAGGGCAAGGGAGCCGTCGCCGACCGGGTCGCATACACCTGGTTCAACCGGATCATCGCCCTGCGCTTCATGGACGCCAACGGCTACACCGGTGTCGGGGTCGTCTCGCCACAGTCCGGCATCGAGTCCGGTCAGGCCGAGATCCTGGCCGAAGCCAAGCGCGGCAACATCGACGCCGCGGTGGTCGGCACCAAGACCCGCGAGACGGTCACGGCTCTACTCAACGGCACCCGTCGAAGCGACGATGCTCAGGGCGAGGCCTACGCCCTGTTGCTTGCGGACCACTGCCGCTACTGGAACCGCGCCATGCCGTTCATGTTCGAGCGGGAGGGCGACTTCACCGAGCTGCTCATTCCAGCCAATCTGCTGGCCGACGACTCGGTGCCGAGCCGTGCCGTCAAAGTGCTCACGATCGACGCCTGTCAGGACGTCGAGGTCATCGGCTGGCTGTACCAATTCTACATCTCGGAGCGTAAGGACGAGGTCTTCGCTGGCTTCAAGAAGAACAAGAAGGCCGGCGCCGATGAGATCCCCGCAGCTACCCAGCTATTCACGCCGCATTGGATTGTCCGCTATCTCGTCGAGAACTCCCTTGGCCGCCTGTGGATGCTCAACCGGCCGTCCTCACGGCTTGTCGACCAGATGCTGTACTACATCGCCCCGGTCGACGAGGAGACCGACTACCTCAAGGTCAGCAGTCCAGAGGAACTCAAGATTGTCGACCCGGCCTGTGGATCCGGGCACATGCTGACCTACGCCTTCGACCTGCTGTACGCCATCTACGAGGAAGAGGGCTACGCTCCGGCCGAGATCCCCGGCCTGATCCTGACCAACAACCTCTACGGCGTGGAGATCGATCCGCGAGCTGGGGCGTTGGCAGCCTTCGCCCTGACCATGAAGGCACGCGCTAAGCAGCGCACGTTCTTTACCAATCAGGTTGAGCCCAAGGTTTGCGTCCTCGACGCGATCTGCTTCGCACAGGATGAGATTGAGTTCCTGTTGACAGGCGGTGGCGACCGACAGGCAGAGTCTGTCTTCTGGAACCAATTCGAGCACGCCGATACTGCGGGGTCGTTGATCCGGCCTGATCGCGAACTGTCCCGTCGGCTTGGTCGTCACCTCGCTACCCTCGACGATGCAGACGATCTTCTCCGCGCCGATGTTCTCTTCCGGGCCAATCGCGTCGTTTTCCAGGCTGAGAGCCTAAGTGGTCGGTATCACATTATTGTTACAAATCCGCCGTACATGGGCGGAAAAAATATGTGCGGCATGGTGAATGAATGGTTGAAGGTCGAGTATCCAGTCAGCTCCTCCGATCTGTACGCAGCCTTCATTGAGCGCGCAATTGAAATGGCGGCCGTTGGCGGTCTGATTGCCATGATCACGATGCATTCTTGGATGTTCTTGTCAACCAGCAAGCAGCTGAGGCATCGAATTTTGTCGACAACATCTACGGAGGTGCTCGCACACCTCGGCACGAGAGCCTTTGATTCTGTGACCGGTGAGATTGTGTCTACCGTCGCTTTCGTTATTGCTAACAACTCGCAGCCCGCCCGCGAGGGGTTGTATATTCGCTTGACCACCCTCGGAGCGGCTGAAGCGAAGATGAATGCACTCGCTAGAGTCGTTCGCAGCGGGCCGGATGATGCGTGCTACTTGAGGTCGGCGGAGATGTTCCTACCGCTCCCAGGCAGTCGACTAATTTACTGGCTTGGAGCCGATGCGCGGAATGTTTTGGCACACTCCGATCCGGTTGAAAGCGTGGCTCCGGCGATTCAAGGGATGATCACAGGCTCGAACTCGAGATTTCTGCGCCTCTGGCACGAGGTGCCATTCGACCGAATCGAGCTGAATGGAGAGAGTGGGTGGGGCTCCGCGAAGCGGTGGGCTCCCTACAACAAGGGCGGAGAGCCGCGACGTTGGTACGGCGCGCAGTCGCATGTGGTGAACTGGTCAAATAGGGGCGACGATTTCGTGCGCAATCGGTCGACGAACAGCCAGTTCTACTTTCGTGAGTATTTGAGCTGGAGTTATCGGTCATCGGATGAGTTTGCACCCCGCTACTATCCGGCAGGGTTCCTGTGGGACGTCGCCGGATCGGGTGTGTTTCCCGCGAGACGAGAAACTCTCTTGACCCTGCTGGGTCTGCTCGGTTCAACCACTGGAACATATTTGATGAAATGTTTGAATCCAACGTCTACATTTCAGGTAGAGAATGTCCTAGAGATGCCAATGATCGCCGAGCTTGAAGATCTCGTCTATGCTGCCGACCTGCAGAAGAAGGTTGAGCGTGCCATTGATATATCGCGAGCGGATTGGGATCGGAATGAGACATCGTGGAACTTTAAGAAATCACCGATTATTGGAAATCTGGGCGGGTTGTCCACGCAGATCGATTCCTCATTTCGCTGCCGAAAGGAGGAATGTGTTGAGCTTGCTCAGATTGAGTCTGAGATCGACTCGTTCTTCGAGGGTCACTATTTCTTGGGGGATTCCAATCCGGCCGATGGCGCGCGCCAGCGACCTGTGACTTTGACAGGAAACTATTTTGATGAATCAGGTGGGCGCGGCGAAGGCGGGATTGGCGAGTTTCGTTCGGACTCGGTTGGTGACCTGATTTCGTATTCTGTGGGTTGTATGTTCGGTCGCTACAGCCTCGACGAGCCGGGCCTGATTCTGGCCGATCATGGCGCCACGGTGCAGGACTACCTGGCCAAGGTGCCTAGCCCTGCGTTCGCGCCGGACAACGACAACGTCATCCCCATAGTGGATGGTGACTGGTTCGAGGATGACATCGTCGCGCGCTTTCGTATGTTCCTCCGGGTGGCCTTCGGGGAGCAGCACTTCGAGGAGAACCTGCGCTTCGTGACCGAGTCGCTCGGTGTCAAGGAAGTCCGCGACTACTTCGTGAAGTCGTTCTACAAGGATCACGTCCAGCGGTACAAGAAGCGTCCGATTTACTGGCTCTTCTCCAGCCCGAAGGGCTCGTTCAATGCGCTGATCTACATGCACCGCTATACGCCGTCCACGGTCTCGACGGTGCTCAACGAGTACCTGCGCGAGTTTCGAGCCAAGCTCTCGTCGAGCCTGCAGCAGCAGGAGCGCCTGGCTGCTGGTAGCGCTACGCCGCGTCAGCAGGCCGCTGCCCAAAAGGAGGCCGACCGGTTGCGTAAGGTGCTACTGGAGCTCGAAGAGTACGAGCACGACGTGGTGTATCCACTTGCCTCCCGCCAACTGGCTCTCAACTTGGACGACGGCGTGAAGGCGAACTACCCGAAGTTCGGTGCCGCTCTGAAGAAGATCGTCGGTCTTGAGGCCAGCGATGAGTGA
- the brxC gene encoding BREX system P-loop protein BrxC, translating to MSSMQLSEIFAKDIQRPIEGVIKADDVAHLGTEVEEYVLTNEAANGLENLLEEYTSYTNTNGVWISGFFGSGKSHMLKMLAHLLGDVEGQDYPRREVSDSFRIKTPDAFLPGLLNKADRIPAKSLLFNIDQKATLISKDQTDALLKVFVKVFDESRGYYGNQGHVARFERDLDNRGQYAAFQAAFERISGIPWTQGREQSALEGPSIDRAFAEINSGTADGIIRQYSASYSVSIEDFANEVKTWLDKQGDPVFRLNFFVDEVGQFIGSDTKLMLNLQTIAESLNTKCSGRAWVFVTSQEDMEKVIGDRTRQQGNDFSKIQARFKTRLKLTSADVEEVIRKRLLDKNDAGVVELSTIYADQHANFKTLFDFVDGAKTYRNYTDEAHFVGTYPFVSYQFPLFQAAIEGISDHNVFEGRNSSVGERSMLGVVQQVAKDIGNVEVGQLATFDSMFAGIRASLKSAAQRSIDVAERNVDNPLAVRLLKALFLVKYVEGFQATPRNLTVLVYDRLGLDLPALSDQVKEALTVLETQTYIQRNGNAYEYLTNEEQVIVEEIKNVDIDASEISGRLFKILSGDVIKTNKIRYAKNGQDFPFGFKLDDQAHGPQRELAVHFISPEYPYSPDEIRMHSAGKDELRVILEPDARILADIRLLIKTEKYIKRKQSSSISAVEVQILQTKGAQNIGRGKELIERARASVGKSTLVINAADITSSSQDALVRVTDGFQDLISRTYTQLKLLGGTTYSEQQVASAVKPDSGLFDAETASKLYAPAEEVLSFVLRKETLGEQVTTKIIVDSFTAKPYGWDLASIEVLVAYLIGTSKVTLTVDGNVLKRSEVATALRNTQKHAHAVVSPQKTFDERKVAAFRKFCTDFFDEGNTPKDPLELAHSGADKLKAKRDELNATITGSTYPFVAQLSTPIALLDQVVGKPDDWYLTDFNLGDDLLDAKESTIDPIRAFLSGGQKAIYDQATDLLTTHSSNLGYLPSGSDAAVRAALDDLNAFRGNKMAQLKQASDQIRAQIDEVVTSNRTEIVEAIEGRKAEIEASAFYAKATPDAQESVLRRVDQTISRVRSQNQIALIREIGSSFEASVYPSLVDQLAASTQGDGGDDVPPPKQTVSVKTISATGVSGVLETEKDVDRYLDALRMALVQTLNDGKRISL from the coding sequence ATGAGCTCGATGCAGCTCAGCGAGATCTTCGCCAAGGACATCCAGCGCCCGATCGAAGGCGTCATCAAGGCCGATGACGTCGCACACTTGGGCACTGAGGTCGAGGAGTACGTCCTGACCAACGAGGCTGCGAACGGCCTGGAGAACCTGCTCGAGGAGTACACGTCCTACACAAACACCAACGGCGTGTGGATCTCCGGCTTTTTCGGCTCCGGTAAGTCGCACATGCTCAAGATGCTCGCCCACCTGCTGGGTGACGTCGAAGGCCAGGACTACCCGCGCCGGGAAGTCTCCGACAGCTTCCGTATCAAGACCCCCGATGCCTTCCTGCCCGGCCTGCTGAACAAGGCCGACCGTATCCCCGCCAAGAGCCTGCTGTTCAACATCGACCAAAAGGCCACCCTGATCAGCAAGGACCAAACCGACGCCTTGCTCAAGGTGTTCGTCAAGGTGTTCGACGAGAGCCGCGGCTACTACGGCAACCAGGGCCACGTCGCTCGGTTCGAGCGCGATCTGGACAACCGTGGTCAGTACGCGGCCTTCCAGGCAGCGTTCGAACGCATCTCCGGCATCCCCTGGACCCAAGGGCGCGAGCAGAGCGCACTGGAAGGCCCGAGCATCGACCGGGCCTTCGCCGAGATCAACAGCGGGACCGCCGACGGCATCATCCGGCAGTACAGCGCCTCCTACTCCGTCTCGATCGAGGACTTCGCCAATGAGGTCAAGACATGGCTGGACAAGCAGGGCGACCCGGTCTTCCGGTTGAACTTCTTCGTCGACGAGGTCGGTCAGTTCATCGGCTCGGACACCAAACTGATGCTCAACCTGCAGACCATCGCCGAGTCGCTCAACACCAAGTGCTCCGGCCGGGCATGGGTGTTTGTGACCTCGCAGGAGGACATGGAGAAGGTCATCGGCGACCGCACGAGGCAGCAGGGCAACGACTTCTCCAAGATCCAGGCTCGCTTCAAGACCCGCCTTAAGCTCACCAGCGCCGATGTCGAGGAGGTCATCCGCAAACGTCTGCTTGACAAGAACGACGCCGGTGTGGTCGAGCTGAGCACGATCTACGCCGACCAGCACGCCAACTTCAAGACGCTGTTCGACTTCGTCGACGGGGCCAAGACCTACCGCAACTACACGGACGAGGCCCACTTCGTCGGGACCTACCCGTTCGTCAGCTACCAGTTCCCGCTGTTTCAGGCTGCGATTGAGGGCATCTCCGACCACAACGTTTTCGAGGGGCGCAACAGCTCTGTAGGCGAGCGCTCAATGCTCGGAGTCGTCCAGCAGGTCGCCAAGGACATCGGCAACGTCGAGGTCGGCCAGCTCGCGACGTTCGACAGCATGTTCGCCGGCATCCGCGCCTCGCTGAAGTCTGCCGCCCAGCGCTCGATCGACGTCGCTGAGCGCAACGTCGACAATCCGCTGGCGGTTCGCTTGCTCAAGGCGCTGTTCCTGGTCAAGTACGTCGAGGGCTTCCAAGCGACCCCGCGCAACCTCACGGTGCTGGTCTACGATCGTCTCGGCCTCGACCTTCCTGCGCTCTCCGACCAGGTCAAGGAAGCGCTGACCGTGCTGGAGACGCAGACCTACATTCAGCGCAACGGCAACGCCTACGAGTATTTGACCAACGAAGAACAGGTCATCGTGGAAGAGATCAAGAACGTCGACATCGACGCCTCCGAGATCAGCGGGCGACTGTTCAAGATCTTGTCGGGCGACGTCATCAAGACGAACAAGATCCGCTACGCCAAGAACGGCCAGGACTTCCCTTTTGGCTTCAAGCTCGATGACCAGGCCCATGGCCCGCAGCGCGAGCTGGCGGTCCACTTCATCTCGCCGGAGTACCCGTACTCGCCCGATGAGATCCGCATGCACAGCGCGGGCAAGGACGAGCTGCGCGTCATCCTTGAGCCGGACGCCCGGATCCTCGCGGATATACGGCTATTGATCAAGACCGAGAAGTACATCAAGCGCAAACAGAGCAGCTCGATCTCGGCCGTCGAGGTCCAGATCCTGCAGACCAAGGGTGCGCAGAACATCGGCCGCGGGAAGGAGCTCATCGAGCGGGCGAGGGCCTCGGTGGGCAAGTCCACTCTGGTCATCAACGCCGCCGACATCACCTCAAGCTCCCAGGACGCGCTCGTTCGGGTGACCGACGGCTTCCAGGACCTCATCAGCCGCACCTACACCCAGCTCAAGCTGCTTGGCGGTACGACTTACAGCGAGCAGCAGGTCGCCTCGGCCGTCAAGCCCGACAGTGGGTTGTTCGATGCCGAGACCGCCAGCAAGCTCTACGCGCCGGCGGAGGAAGTGCTGTCGTTCGTTCTCCGCAAGGAGACGCTCGGCGAGCAGGTCACGACCAAGATCATCGTCGACAGCTTTACGGCCAAGCCCTATGGCTGGGACCTGGCCTCGATCGAGGTCCTGGTCGCCTACCTGATCGGCACCTCCAAGGTCACGCTCACGGTCGACGGCAACGTCCTTAAGCGTTCCGAGGTCGCTACGGCACTACGCAACACCCAGAAGCACGCCCACGCCGTGGTGTCTCCCCAAAAGACTTTCGACGAGCGCAAGGTGGCCGCCTTCCGCAAGTTCTGCACCGACTTCTTCGACGAGGGCAACACCCCCAAGGACCCGCTGGAACTTGCCCACAGCGGGGCCGACAAGCTGAAGGCCAAGCGCGACGAGCTCAACGCGACCATCACGGGTTCGACGTACCCGTTCGTGGCCCAGCTCTCCACTCCGATCGCCTTACTCGACCAGGTGGTCGGCAAACCCGACGACTGGTACCTGACCGACTTCAACCTTGGCGACGACTTGCTCGACGCCAAGGAAAGCACGATCGACCCGATCCGGGCATTCCTCAGCGGTGGCCAGAAAGCCATTTACGACCAGGCTACCGATCTGCTGACCACCCACAGCAGCAACCTCGGTTATCTGCCGTCTGGGAGCGACGCCGCGGTGCGCGCCGCACTGGACGACCTGAACGCCTTCCGGGGCAACAAGATGGCCCAGCTCAAACAGGCGAGTGACCAGATACGCGCCCAGATCGACGAGGTCGTGACGTCGAATCGCACCGAGATCGTCGAGGCTATCGAGGGGCGTAAGGCCGAGATCGAAGCGAGCGCCTTCTACGCCAAGGCGACACCGGACGCCCAGGAGAGCGTGCTGCGCCGGGTCGACCAGACGATCTCCCGTGTCCGCTCTCAGAACCAGATCGCCCTCATCCGGGAGATCGGCTCGAGCTTCGAGGCGTCCGTTTACCCGAGCTTGGTCGACCAGCTGGCCGCGTCAACACAGGGTGACGGAGGAGACGACGTTCCTCCTCCGAAGCAGACCGTGTCGGTCAAGACCATCTCGGCTACCGGCGTCTCGGGTGTGCTGGAAACGGAGAAGGACGTCGACCGCTACCTCGACGCCCTGCGCATGGCACTCGTCCAGACCCTGAATGACGGAAAGCGAATCTCTCTCTGA
- a CDS encoding DUF1788 domain-containing protein — protein MLSGQRFLQMEGLSNEVPFFIYPYPPEDALAVAAAKKRIKNRLSNAGITVFEINLYDLSVELLRERGVWDRILAIEPGQDKADFREMLQGMLDPQLHIAPVIRDRLAQVDFDIFFLTGIGEVFPHIRSHNVLNNLQSVVKGKPMLMFFPGRYEQSDTLGSSLVLFGRLKDDQYYRAKNILEQEA, from the coding sequence GTGCTCAGCGGCCAGCGGTTCCTGCAGATGGAAGGCCTGAGCAACGAAGTCCCGTTCTTCATCTACCCATACCCGCCGGAGGACGCGCTCGCTGTTGCGGCAGCCAAGAAGCGCATCAAGAACCGGCTGTCCAACGCGGGAATCACCGTGTTCGAGATCAACCTTTACGACTTGTCTGTCGAACTCCTGCGGGAGCGAGGCGTCTGGGACCGGATCCTTGCGATCGAGCCAGGCCAGGACAAGGCCGACTTCCGCGAGATGCTCCAGGGGATGCTCGATCCGCAACTGCATATCGCCCCGGTGATCCGCGACCGGCTCGCGCAGGTCGACTTCGACATCTTCTTCCTCACCGGGATCGGCGAGGTCTTTCCGCACATCCGCTCGCACAACGTGCTGAATAACCTGCAGTCGGTAGTCAAGGGCAAGCCGATGCTCATGTTCTTCCCAGGCCGCTACGAGCAGTCCGACACGTTGGGTTCCTCGCTGGTGCTGTTCGGCCGGCTCAAGGACGACCAGTATTACCGAGCCAAGAACATCCTGGAACAGGAGGCATGA
- a CDS encoding DUF1819 family protein, whose protein sequence is MNGPLAAARRYALSFTTGALLAREGAVLAPVYIEQRDWERVRDQAVESNLLQARTHRTGVRLVRETVKRLSALADDEVELLTEMTASERGYLMWAAACRRYEFIGEFAEEVLRERFLLLVPTLEYQDFDSFVRTKALWHEELAEIKDSTLQKLRSNVFKMLQDAELLSEGWYIRPTVLSERVVAALSAHTPSDLRFFPTQQAAKQGAVL, encoded by the coding sequence ATGAACGGCCCGCTGGCAGCAGCGCGGCGGTACGCGCTCTCGTTCACCACAGGCGCCCTCTTGGCACGTGAGGGCGCGGTGCTTGCGCCCGTGTACATCGAGCAGCGCGACTGGGAGCGGGTCCGCGACCAGGCGGTGGAGAGCAACCTGCTCCAGGCGCGGACCCATCGCACGGGAGTCCGTCTGGTCCGCGAGACCGTGAAGCGGCTATCCGCGCTTGCCGACGACGAAGTCGAACTCTTGACCGAGATGACAGCCTCCGAGCGTGGATACCTTATGTGGGCCGCTGCTTGCCGCCGTTACGAGTTCATCGGTGAGTTTGCCGAGGAGGTCCTGCGGGAGCGCTTTCTGCTCCTAGTCCCGACGCTGGAGTACCAGGACTTTGACAGCTTCGTCCGGACCAAAGCCCTGTGGCATGAGGAGCTGGCCGAGATCAAGGACTCGACGCTGCAGAAGCTAAGGTCAAACGTGTTCAAGATGCTGCAGGACGCCGAGCTGTTGTCGGAGGGTTGGTACATCAGGCCGACCGTGCTATCCGAGCGAGTTGTTGCCGCCCTCAGCGCTCACACGCCGAGTGACCTGCGGTTCTTCCCGACTCAGCAAGCCGCAAAGCAGGGGGCTGTGCTGTGA
- a CDS encoding helix-turn-helix domain-containing protein — MAEGSLVSGPWLSADNIATHLGVTKDTVYTWIAEKGMPAHKVGRLWKFQASEVDGWVRSGGAASSAEGTSVGDE; from the coding sequence ATGGCTGAAGGTTCACTCGTGTCTGGCCCCTGGCTCTCTGCTGACAACATCGCGACCCACCTCGGCGTCACCAAGGACACGGTCTACACGTGGATCGCGGAGAAGGGCATGCCAGCCCACAAGGTGGGGCGGCTGTGGAAGTTCCAGGCTAGTGAGGTCGACGGGTGGGTTCGAAGCGGTGGCGCGGCTTCGTCGGCTGAAGGAACCTCTGTTGGTGATGAGTGA